In one Nicotiana tomentosiformis chromosome 6, ASM39032v3, whole genome shotgun sequence genomic region, the following are encoded:
- the LOC104094322 gene encoding ATP synthase small subunit 6, mitochondrial-like, protein MRKFDAWPVFFRREWSRNWPFLVGFAVTGAIITKMSLGLTEEEAKNSRFAQRHKK, encoded by the coding sequence ATGAGAAAATTCGATGCGTGGCCGGTGTTTTTCCGGAGGGAATGGAGCCGCAACTGGCCGTTCCTAGTGGGTTTTGCCGTCACCGGCGCTATCATCACCAAGATgtccctcggcctcactgagGAGGAAGCAAAGAACTCTCGGTTTGCGCAGAGACATAAGAAGTAA